A window of the Radiobacillus deserti genome harbors these coding sequences:
- the dnaJ gene encoding molecular chaperone DnaJ, with amino-acid sequence MSKRDYYEVLGVSKDASKDEIKKAYRKLARKYHPDVNKEADAADKFKEAKEAYETLSSDQKRAQYDQYGHAGPQNQGFGGFGGAEDFGGFGDIFDMFFGGGGRRRDPNAPRQGADLQYTMTLDFEEAIFGKDTDIEIPKEETCETCSGSGAKPGTKTKTCSHCHGTGQLNTEQNTPFGRVVNKRVCHHCQGSGKIIPEKCNTCGGTGNVKKRKKIHINIPAGIDEGQQIRVSGQGEPGANGGPPGDLYVVVRITPHEFYQREGDNIYCEMPITFAQAALGDELAIPTVHGKVKLKIPAGTQTGKVFRLKGKGVPNVRGYGQGDQHVKIRVVTPTNLTDKQKELLREFNDISGNQPADEHEDSFFDRVKRAFKGE; translated from the coding sequence GTGAGTAAGCGAGATTATTATGAAGTCCTTGGCGTATCCAAGGATGCTTCGAAAGATGAAATCAAGAAGGCTTACCGTAAGCTAGCAAGAAAATATCACCCTGATGTAAATAAAGAAGCAGATGCTGCGGATAAATTTAAAGAAGCAAAAGAAGCCTATGAGACTTTAAGCAGTGACCAAAAACGTGCACAATATGATCAATATGGCCATGCTGGTCCACAAAATCAAGGATTTGGTGGCTTCGGTGGAGCAGAAGATTTTGGTGGGTTTGGAGATATTTTTGATATGTTCTTTGGTGGTGGAGGACGTCGACGTGACCCTAATGCACCAAGACAAGGTGCGGATCTCCAGTACACAATGACACTAGATTTTGAAGAAGCTATTTTTGGAAAAGACACAGATATTGAAATTCCAAAAGAAGAGACGTGTGAAACGTGTTCTGGGTCCGGTGCGAAACCTGGCACGAAAACGAAAACCTGCTCCCATTGTCATGGAACTGGTCAGTTAAATACGGAGCAAAACACACCATTTGGACGTGTAGTGAATAAGCGAGTATGTCACCATTGTCAAGGTTCTGGGAAAATCATTCCTGAAAAATGTAATACCTGTGGTGGTACCGGAAATGTGAAAAAACGAAAGAAAATCCATATTAATATTCCGGCGGGTATTGATGAAGGGCAACAAATACGTGTATCTGGCCAAGGGGAGCCTGGCGCAAATGGAGGCCCTCCAGGTGATTTATATGTAGTGGTTCGCATTACTCCTCATGAGTTCTATCAGCGTGAAGGAGATAACATCTACTGTGAAATGCCGATTACGTTTGCACAAGCTGCTTTAGGAGACGAATTAGCGATCCCTACTGTCCACGGTAAAGTAAAATTAAAGATCCCTGCTGGGACACAAACTGGAAAAGTATTCCGATTAAAAGGAAAAGGTGTACCAAATGTTAGAGGGTATGGCCAAGGAGACCAGCACGTAAAAATTCGAGTAGTAACGCCAACTAACCTAACAGATAAACAAAAAGAATTGTTGAGAGAATTTAATGATATAAGTGGAAACCAGCCAGCAGATGAGCACGAGGATTCTTTCTTTGATCGTGTAAAAAGAGCGTTTAAAGGGGAATAA